In Papaver somniferum cultivar HN1 chromosome 1, ASM357369v1, whole genome shotgun sequence, a genomic segment contains:
- the LOC113320044 gene encoding uncharacterized protein LOC113320044 isoform X1, which translates to MFQKYESRFVYIFMLFEVNYYCMHSIHFLLPKQKDPFFLPTTTASHGDKLPSDRLLYSEMEEKKMQQLPPDEERCCHTSGANGIKYRCKNFRMGFGAAADDDTVPKTKRCEKHYYYFSKYFKNLKEKKTSGDHGEGAGPGPGLDMERKKQQQQLPPDEERCSKTSGTGKYKYRCKNFRMGYGASAAAEDYAPKTTRCEKHYNYFTDYFKNLKKKNKTSGDGEETRGSRRRRKKVMEEEDDLSLDDTCDSDTSAGGSSANFMINRKDVDQTQESGELKSLRGIREPVVETRAAKRRKMMVAEGDRFVDETSNQPATNDNCDSDTIIDGGSSDNERKRKYAERMSGELESLAGSVVELESLEHYKTKCIELSVELEKKKMELEKKALELENMNADLEKKKVECTKLQGKLADVEETRKTAATDETERTPADATECLSYLQSQVHRKENENSTKAECVEDRISNLESQVLRIESENSRKAACVESRISKLESQLLRMENKNSTTAGCVVSRISNLESLVPRMENGNSTMAGCGDSRISNLESLVFRSGKSSSTLRCVELRNSERVESEVPGLQNVITQSCEKPTDESNSSKLNAETSSGGWKDSHKYDIGANELHDRESEFPKYSAMNISSTTLHLSSEGQNVEEGKGWGSSSKRSSQHGSSSQDHLEMSAEPFANLVSYDGGESFSESEDSYSSGDSETSLGSLMDMLAMKYRDKNDNKEMK; encoded by the exons ATGTTCCAAAAATATGAAAGCCGGTTTGTTTACATATTTATGCTGTTTGAGGTGAATTACTACTGCATGCACTCTATTCACTTTCTGCTGCCGAAACAAAAAGATCCTTTTTTCCTTCCTACTACAACTGCCAGCCATGGAGATAAACTGCCAAGTGATAGATTGCTGT ACTCAGagatggaggagaagaagatgcaGCAGCTGCCTCCAGATGAAGAGCGTTGTTGTCATACTAGTGGTGCAAATGGAATCAAATACAGATGCAAGAATTTTAGGATGGGTTttggtgctgctgctgatgatgatactGTTCCTAAGACTAAGCGTTGTGAGAAACATTACTATTATTTTTCAAAGTATTTTAAGAATCTTAAAGAGAAGAAGACAAGTGGAGATCATGGTGAAGGTGCAGGTCCTGGTCCAGGTTTGGATATGGAgaggaagaagcagcagcagcagctgcctCCAGATGAAGAGCGTTGTTCTAAAACTAGCGGAACTGGAAAATATAAATACAGATGCAAGAATTTTAGGATGGGTTATGGTGCTAGTGCTGCTGCTGAGGATTATGCTCCTAAGACTACTCGTTGTGAAAAACATTACAATTATTTTACAGACTATTTTAAGAAtcttaagaagaagaataagacaaGTGGAGATGGTGAAGAAACTAGGGGATCTAGACGGAGGAGGAAGAAGgtaatggaggaggaagatgaCCTCTCACTTGATGATACCTGTGACT CTGATACAAGTGCAGGTGGTAGTTCTGCCAATTTTATGATCAACAGGAAAGACGTCGACCAGACACAAGAGTCTGGAGAACTAAAATCATTGAGAGGAATTAGGGAACCTGTTGTTGAAACTAGGGCGGCGAAACGGAGGAAGATGATGGTAGCTGAAGGTGACCGGTTCGTTGATGAAACAAGTAATCAACCAGCTACTAATGATAACTGTGATT CTGATACAATTATAGATGGtggttcttctgataatgagaggAAGAGGAAATATGCCGAAAGAATGTCTGGAGAACTAGAATCATTGGCAGGTTCTGTGGTTGAATTGGAGAGTCTGGAGCATTATAAGACTAAGTGTATTGAATTGTCCGTGGAgcttgagaagaagaaaatggagctTGAGAAGAAGGCATTGGAGCTTGAGAATATGAATGCGGatcttgagaagaagaaagtggAGTGCACTAAACTCCAGGGTAAATTAGCTGATGTAGAAGAAACTAGAAAGACTGCTGCTACCGATGAGACCGAAAGAACACCCGCAGACGCAACTGAATGTTTATCTTATTTGCAGAGTCAAGTCCacaggaaagaaaatgaaaattcaaCAAAGGCAGAATGTGTAGAGGATCGCATTTCGAATTTGGAGAGCCAAGTCCTGAGGATCGAAAGCGAAAATTCAAGAAAGGCAGCATGTGTAGAGTCTCGCATTTCGAAGTTGGAGAGCCAACTCCTGAGGatggaaaataaaaactcaacAACTGCGGGATGTGTAGTTTCTCGCATTTCGAATTTGGAGAGTTTAGTGCCGAGGATGGAAAATGGCAATTCAACAATGGCAGGATGTGGAGACTCTCGCATTTCGAATTTGGAGAGCCTAGTTTTTAGAAGTGGAAAGTCAAGTTCAACATTGAGATGTGTAGAATTGCGTAATTCTGAAAGGGTAGAGTCTGAGGTGCCAGGTTTGCAAAATGTCATTACTCAAAGTTGTGAAAAGCCAACAGATGAAAGCAACAGTAGCAAACTTAATGCTGAAACCAGCAGTGGAGGGTGGAAGGATTCTCATAAGTATGACATCGGCGCCAATGAACTTCATGATAGAGAGTCAGAATTTCCCAAATACTCTGCTATGAACATTTCTTCTACAACTCTACATTTATCAAGCGAGGGTCAAAACGTTGAAGAGGGGAAGGGTTGGGGAAGTTCGTCGAAGAGATCATCTCAACATGGATCGTCATCTCAAGATCATCTTGAAATGAGTGCGGAGCCTTTTGCTAACTTGGTCTCGTATGACGGTGGAGAAAGTTTTAGCGAATCTGAAGATTCTTATAGTTCTGGTGATTCAGAAACTTCTCTTGGTAGCCTTATGGACATGCTGGCGATGAAATATAGGGATAAGAACGATAACAAAGAAATGAAATAG
- the LOC113320044 gene encoding uncharacterized protein LOC113320044 isoform X2, with protein sequence MEEKKMQQLPPDEERCCHTSGANGIKYRCKNFRMGFGAAADDDTVPKTKRCEKHYYYFSKYFKNLKEKKTSGDHGEGAGPGPGLDMERKKQQQQLPPDEERCSKTSGTGKYKYRCKNFRMGYGASAAAEDYAPKTTRCEKHYNYFTDYFKNLKKKNKTSGDGEETRGSRRRRKKVMEEEDDLSLDDTCDSDTSAGGSSANFMINRKDVDQTQESGELKSLRGIREPVVETRAAKRRKMMVAEGDRFVDETSNQPATNDNCDSDTIIDGGSSDNERKRKYAERMSGELESLAGSVVELESLEHYKTKCIELSVELEKKKMELEKKALELENMNADLEKKKVECTKLQGKLADVEETRKTAATDETERTPADATECLSYLQSQVHRKENENSTKAECVEDRISNLESQVLRIESENSRKAACVESRISKLESQLLRMENKNSTTAGCVVSRISNLESLVPRMENGNSTMAGCGDSRISNLESLVFRSGKSSSTLRCVELRNSERVESEVPGLQNVITQSCEKPTDESNSSKLNAETSSGGWKDSHKYDIGANELHDRESEFPKYSAMNISSTTLHLSSEGQNVEEGKGWGSSSKRSSQHGSSSQDHLEMSAEPFANLVSYDGGESFSESEDSYSSGDSETSLGSLMDMLAMKYRDKNDNKEMK encoded by the exons atggaggagaagaagatgcaGCAGCTGCCTCCAGATGAAGAGCGTTGTTGTCATACTAGTGGTGCAAATGGAATCAAATACAGATGCAAGAATTTTAGGATGGGTTttggtgctgctgctgatgatgatactGTTCCTAAGACTAAGCGTTGTGAGAAACATTACTATTATTTTTCAAAGTATTTTAAGAATCTTAAAGAGAAGAAGACAAGTGGAGATCATGGTGAAGGTGCAGGTCCTGGTCCAGGTTTGGATATGGAgaggaagaagcagcagcagcagctgcctCCAGATGAAGAGCGTTGTTCTAAAACTAGCGGAACTGGAAAATATAAATACAGATGCAAGAATTTTAGGATGGGTTATGGTGCTAGTGCTGCTGCTGAGGATTATGCTCCTAAGACTACTCGTTGTGAAAAACATTACAATTATTTTACAGACTATTTTAAGAAtcttaagaagaagaataagacaaGTGGAGATGGTGAAGAAACTAGGGGATCTAGACGGAGGAGGAAGAAGgtaatggaggaggaagatgaCCTCTCACTTGATGATACCTGTGACT CTGATACAAGTGCAGGTGGTAGTTCTGCCAATTTTATGATCAACAGGAAAGACGTCGACCAGACACAAGAGTCTGGAGAACTAAAATCATTGAGAGGAATTAGGGAACCTGTTGTTGAAACTAGGGCGGCGAAACGGAGGAAGATGATGGTAGCTGAAGGTGACCGGTTCGTTGATGAAACAAGTAATCAACCAGCTACTAATGATAACTGTGATT CTGATACAATTATAGATGGtggttcttctgataatgagaggAAGAGGAAATATGCCGAAAGAATGTCTGGAGAACTAGAATCATTGGCAGGTTCTGTGGTTGAATTGGAGAGTCTGGAGCATTATAAGACTAAGTGTATTGAATTGTCCGTGGAgcttgagaagaagaaaatggagctTGAGAAGAAGGCATTGGAGCTTGAGAATATGAATGCGGatcttgagaagaagaaagtggAGTGCACTAAACTCCAGGGTAAATTAGCTGATGTAGAAGAAACTAGAAAGACTGCTGCTACCGATGAGACCGAAAGAACACCCGCAGACGCAACTGAATGTTTATCTTATTTGCAGAGTCAAGTCCacaggaaagaaaatgaaaattcaaCAAAGGCAGAATGTGTAGAGGATCGCATTTCGAATTTGGAGAGCCAAGTCCTGAGGATCGAAAGCGAAAATTCAAGAAAGGCAGCATGTGTAGAGTCTCGCATTTCGAAGTTGGAGAGCCAACTCCTGAGGatggaaaataaaaactcaacAACTGCGGGATGTGTAGTTTCTCGCATTTCGAATTTGGAGAGTTTAGTGCCGAGGATGGAAAATGGCAATTCAACAATGGCAGGATGTGGAGACTCTCGCATTTCGAATTTGGAGAGCCTAGTTTTTAGAAGTGGAAAGTCAAGTTCAACATTGAGATGTGTAGAATTGCGTAATTCTGAAAGGGTAGAGTCTGAGGTGCCAGGTTTGCAAAATGTCATTACTCAAAGTTGTGAAAAGCCAACAGATGAAAGCAACAGTAGCAAACTTAATGCTGAAACCAGCAGTGGAGGGTGGAAGGATTCTCATAAGTATGACATCGGCGCCAATGAACTTCATGATAGAGAGTCAGAATTTCCCAAATACTCTGCTATGAACATTTCTTCTACAACTCTACATTTATCAAGCGAGGGTCAAAACGTTGAAGAGGGGAAGGGTTGGGGAAGTTCGTCGAAGAGATCATCTCAACATGGATCGTCATCTCAAGATCATCTTGAAATGAGTGCGGAGCCTTTTGCTAACTTGGTCTCGTATGACGGTGGAGAAAGTTTTAGCGAATCTGAAGATTCTTATAGTTCTGGTGATTCAGAAACTTCTCTTGGTAGCCTTATGGACATGCTGGCGATGAAATATAGGGATAAGAACGATAACAAAGAAATGAAATAG
- the LOC113273151 gene encoding uncharacterized protein LOC113273151: MLRCIDLCDSVKIEPEALSLQNDVTQSGEKQTDETSCRGKEYSHVYELQTKEEVLNMYENVEQGKGWGCSEERPSQHGLPSQNHLEMSKKPYVNLVSDDHNGESPGESEDSVTSANSKAPLSDLKDMMAVNNWNWNIGQEIKWEFEADMLSSFEEDTELSMKAVCALYRQHIAEVEISTKGLFHYGDALRYVKD, translated from the coding sequence ATGTTGAGATGTATTGATCTGTGTGATTCTGTAAAGATAGAGCCCGAAGCGCTGAGTTTGCAAAATGATGTTACTCAAAGTGGTGAAAAGCAAACAGATGAAACCAGTTGCCGAGGGAAGGAGTACTCTCATGTGTATGAGTTGCAAACCAAAGAGGAGGTGCTGAATATGTATGAAAATGTTGAACAAGGCAAGGGTTGGGGCTGTTCGGAGGAGAGGCCATCTCAACATGGATTACCATCTCAAAATCATTTGGAAATGAGTAAGAAGCCTTATGTGAACTTGGTCTCAGATGACCACAATGGTGAAAGTCCTGGCGAGTCTGAAGATTCTGTTACTTCTGCTAATTCTAAAGCTCCTCTTAGTGACCTTAAAGACATGATGGCGGTGAATAATTGGAATTGGAATATAGGCCAAGAAATAAAATGGGAGTTTGAGGCTGATATGCTTTCCTCGTTTGAAGAAGATACTGAACTCAGTATGAAAGCCGTATGTGCTCTCTATCGACAGCATATAGCTGAAGTTGAAATATCAACCAAGGGGTTGTTCCACTACGGCGACGCGCTCAGGTATGTGAAGGATTAA